In Deferribacter desulfuricans SSM1, the following are encoded in one genomic region:
- the groL gene encoding chaperonin GroEL (60 kDa chaperone family; promotes refolding of misfolded polypeptides especially under stressful conditions; forms two stacked rings of heptamers to form a barrel-shaped 14mer; ends can be capped by GroES; misfolded proteins enter the barrel where they are refolded when GroES binds), producing the protein MAKAITFSEEARQAILRGVDKLANAVKVTLGPKGRNVVIEKKFGSPLVTKDGVTVAKEIELKDPLENLGAQMVKEVASKTSDVAGDGTTTATVLAQAIYREGMKNVVAGANPMEIKRGIDKAVEAVVNKLQEISKPIQDKKEIAQVGTISANNDPEIGNIIADAMEKVGKDGVITIEENKSTETVLEVVEGMQFDRGYLSPYFVTDPDNMEAVLENAYILIHEKKISNMKELLPILEQLAKQNAPFLIIAEDVEGEALATLVVNKLRGTLNCCAVKAPGFGDRRKEMLKDIAILTGGQVISEDLGLKLENVKLSDLGRAKKVVIDKENTTIVEGAGKTEDIQARVNQIKKQIEETTSDYDREKLQERLAKLVGGVAVIKVGAATETEMKEKKARVEDALNATKAAVEEGIVPGGGVALIRALAALDDLKLEGDQQIGVEIIRKALEYPLRQIAENAGYEGSVVVNAVKENKEITYGFNAAKEEYTDMIKAGVIDPTKVTRSALQNAASVASLMLTTEALITEIPEEKKDNPMPGGMGGGMDMM; encoded by the coding sequence AGATGGTGTTACTGTTGCAAAAGAGATTGAACTAAAAGATCCATTGGAAAATCTTGGCGCTCAAATGGTAAAAGAGGTAGCAAGTAAAACAAGTGATGTAGCTGGTGATGGTACAACTACTGCAACAGTTTTAGCTCAAGCAATTTACAGAGAAGGGATGAAGAATGTCGTTGCTGGTGCTAACCCAATGGAAATTAAAAGAGGTATTGATAAGGCTGTAGAAGCTGTTGTAAATAAATTACAAGAAATCTCAAAACCAATTCAGGATAAAAAAGAGATTGCACAAGTAGGTACAATTTCTGCTAACAATGATCCAGAAATCGGTAACATTATTGCTGATGCAATGGAAAAAGTTGGTAAAGATGGTGTAATTACTATCGAAGAAAACAAATCTACCGAAACTGTTTTAGAAGTTGTTGAAGGTATGCAGTTTGATAGAGGATATTTATCTCCATATTTCGTAACTGATCCAGATAATATGGAAGCTGTACTTGAAAATGCATACATCTTGATTCATGAAAAGAAAATCTCTAATATGAAAGAATTGCTTCCAATTTTAGAGCAACTTGCAAAACAGAATGCTCCATTCTTAATAATTGCTGAAGATGTAGAAGGGGAAGCTCTTGCTACATTAGTAGTTAACAAATTAAGGGGTACATTAAACTGCTGTGCTGTTAAAGCACCTGGTTTTGGTGATAGAAGAAAAGAAATGCTTAAAGATATCGCTATCCTTACAGGTGGCCAAGTAATCAGTGAAGATCTTGGTTTGAAATTGGAGAATGTAAAACTTTCTGACCTTGGTAGAGCTAAGAAAGTAGTTATAGATAAAGAGAATACAACAATCGTAGAAGGTGCTGGTAAAACTGAAGATATTCAAGCAAGAGTAAATCAAATCAAAAAGCAGATCGAAGAAACTACAAGCGATTATGATAGAGAAAAACTTCAAGAAAGACTTGCAAAACTTGTTGGTGGTGTTGCAGTAATTAAAGTAGGTGCTGCAACTGAAACAGAAATGAAAGAGAAAAAAGCAAGGGTAGAGGACGCTCTTAATGCTACAAAAGCTGCTGTAGAAGAAGGAATTGTTCCTGGTGGTGGTGTAGCACTTATTAGAGCTCTTGCTGCTTTAGATGACCTTAAATTAGAAGGTGATCAACAAATCGGTGTTGAAATAATAAGAAAAGCTCTTGAGTATCCATTGAGACAGATTGCTGAAAACGCTGGTTATGAAGGTAGTGTTGTAGTAAATGCTGTTAAAGAGAACAAAGAAATTACCTACGGATTTAACGCTGCTAAAGAAGAATACACAGATATGATCAAAGCTGGTGTAATTGATCCAACTAAAGTTACAAGAAGTGCACTTCAGAATGCTGCTTCTGTTGCAAGCTTAATGTTAACAACTGAAGCATTAATTACAGAAATCCCAGAAGAAAAGAAAGATAATCCAATGCCTGGAGGAATGGGCGGCGGAATGGATATGATGTAA
- a CDS encoding NAD(P)/FAD-dependent oxidoreductase, which yields MKHYDIVALGNSAASLSFVTTLRKFNNDKSILMVDRENLPAYSRVLTPYYVANKTDRDGIFIVNSEFYKSKGIDTIFGKTVVSVDFDKRYVHLDDGEIINYKYLFIGLGAEATKIGLESDRVLNLRHLNDADKLHELYKTAKSVVGFGAGLVTIPLLSHLKDDVEKYLVISSDRVFSRVVDKDAASIIEDTMKNKGVKIYKKDNIKSIKTNKENISVELESGNSLVADFAIIGKGVTQNTHIFKDSSLNINWGILVNEYCQTNIENVYAGGDIAEDLDFITKEYTTQGNWITAVEHGEIAAKHILGIKEKYDGSIKNNTTEVFGVEVAVVGYFKDDVKTVTFYDQSRRYFRKLFLDENGVIIGCTMVGESNDAGIYYGLIKRRVKFDSFYKPNKFYTFPKILYATNFIS from the coding sequence ATGAAACATTATGATATTGTTGCTTTAGGAAACAGTGCAGCATCACTTAGTTTTGTAACTACTTTGAGAAAATTTAATAATGATAAATCCATTTTAATGGTGGATAGAGAAAATTTGCCTGCTTATTCGAGAGTTTTAACCCCTTATTATGTTGCTAATAAAACAGATAGGGATGGAATATTTATAGTTAACAGTGAATTTTATAAATCGAAAGGGATTGATACTATATTTGGTAAAACTGTAGTTTCGGTTGATTTTGATAAAAGATATGTGCATTTGGATGATGGTGAAATCATCAACTATAAATATCTTTTCATAGGGCTTGGTGCTGAAGCAACCAAAATTGGTTTAGAATCTGACCGAGTTCTAAATTTAAGACACTTAAATGATGCAGATAAATTACATGAACTTTATAAAACTGCAAAAAGCGTTGTCGGATTTGGAGCTGGACTTGTTACCATACCTTTACTTTCCCATTTAAAAGATGATGTAGAAAAATACCTTGTTATTTCCTCTGATAGAGTTTTTTCAAGAGTGGTAGATAAGGATGCAGCATCTATAATTGAAGACACCATGAAAAATAAAGGTGTAAAAATATACAAAAAAGATAATATAAAATCTATTAAGACAAACAAAGAAAATATATCTGTAGAATTAGAAAGCGGAAACTCATTAGTCGCTGATTTTGCAATAATTGGTAAAGGTGTCACACAAAATACCCACATCTTTAAAGATTCTTCATTAAATATTAACTGGGGTATATTGGTTAATGAATATTGTCAAACAAATATCGAAAACGTATATGCTGGAGGAGATATTGCTGAAGATTTAGATTTTATCACAAAGGAATACACAACTCAAGGAAACTGGATAACAGCTGTTGAACACGGTGAAATTGCTGCAAAACACATACTTGGTATTAAAGAAAAATATGATGGAAGTATAAAAAATAACACAACTGAAGTTTTCGGTGTCGAAGTAGCAGTTGTCGGATATTTCAAAGATGATGTAAAAACAGTTACTTTTTATGATCAATCAAGAAGGTATTTCAGAAAACTCTTTTTGGATGAAAATGGGGTTATCATCGGCTGTACTATGGTTGGAGAATCAAATGATGCTGGCATTTACTATGGTTTAATAAAGAGAAGAGTTAAGTTTGATTCATTTTACAAACCTAATAAATTTTATACATTTCCAAAAATACTTTATGCCACTAATTTCATTTCTTAA
- a CDS encoding MoaD/ThiS family protein has product MPFIKFLGELQEKYGLKKYNQNTNLEALLNDILDPDEVNNKYLNVLVNGKNIGKEKNLTLKEDDIVTIYIIGGTGYPGG; this is encoded by the coding sequence ATGCCCTTCATTAAATTTTTAGGAGAACTACAAGAAAAATATGGATTAAAAAAATACAACCAAAACACAAACCTAGAAGCATTATTGAATGATATTTTAGATCCAGATGAAGTTAACAATAAATATTTAAATGTCCTTGTAAATGGTAAAAATATTGGCAAAGAAAAAAATCTCACATTAAAAGAGGATGATATTGTAACTATTTATATCATTGGTGGGACAGGATACCCCGGAGGCTAA
- a CDS encoding aldehyde ferredoxin oxidoreductase family protein, with product MHYGLASKYLSEEIDPKVDPLSPENKLIMATGPLTGTLGAANGRYMVVTKAPLTGTIASSNSGGYFPSEMKYAGYDMIIFEGKADKPVYVAIYNDKVEIRDASHIWGKTTDQTEDIIRNEFHQDAKIASIGPAGEKLVKFACVINDKHRAAGRTGVGAVMGSKNLKAVAIRGTGGVKIAKKAEYRTAAFNAYRLLKESPVTSKGLPKYGTAVLVNVINENGLLPTKNFQFDTFEGAPEISGEKLAQTYLKRNKACMGCIIACGRVTQLAGDVVKEGPEYETIWALGADCGVSDLEAVTKANYICNEYGMDPISAGATLACAMEMYEKGLIPDSDTDMPLRFGDPNVLVTMMEKMAKREGFGDKLAEGSYRLAEMYGNANYSMSVKKLEFPAYDGRVAQGMAINYATSNRGACHVRGYLISPEIMGIPEKLDPTSTEGKAEWCKAFQDVTALVDSSGICLFTTFAITSAQITDFLNAACGFDFSEEYYVQCGERVYNLERLFNLNAGIDPSKDTLPKRILEEPVPDGPHKGSVARLSEILPEYYAVRGWTKDGIPSEDKLKELQLA from the coding sequence TTGCACTATGGTCTTGCTTCTAAATATTTATCAGAAGAAATTGATCCAAAAGTTGATCCATTGTCACCAGAGAATAAACTTATTATGGCAACAGGCCCCCTAACAGGGACACTTGGTGCTGCAAACGGAAGATACATGGTGGTAACAAAGGCACCTCTAACAGGGACAATCGCTTCTTCAAATTCTGGTGGCTATTTCCCTTCTGAAATGAAATATGCTGGATATGATATGATTATTTTCGAAGGTAAAGCTGATAAACCTGTTTACGTAGCAATCTATAATGATAAAGTAGAAATAAGAGATGCTTCTCATATTTGGGGTAAAACTACCGATCAAACAGAAGATATAATCAGAAATGAATTCCATCAAGATGCTAAAATCGCATCAATTGGACCTGCTGGAGAAAAACTTGTAAAATTCGCGTGTGTCATCAATGATAAACACAGAGCTGCAGGAAGAACCGGTGTTGGTGCTGTAATGGGTAGCAAAAACTTAAAAGCTGTTGCTATTAGAGGAACCGGTGGTGTAAAGATAGCTAAAAAAGCTGAATATAGAACCGCTGCTTTCAACGCATATAGATTATTAAAAGAATCTCCTGTAACCTCTAAAGGTTTGCCAAAATATGGTACAGCTGTTTTAGTAAATGTAATCAACGAAAATGGGCTTTTACCTACCAAAAATTTCCAGTTTGATACTTTTGAAGGAGCACCAGAAATTTCAGGGGAAAAACTTGCTCAAACATATTTGAAAAGAAATAAGGCATGTATGGGATGTATTATAGCATGCGGTAGAGTAACCCAGCTTGCTGGAGATGTTGTAAAAGAAGGGCCAGAATATGAAACTATTTGGGCTTTAGGTGCAGATTGCGGTGTAAGCGATTTGGAAGCAGTCACTAAAGCTAATTACATATGTAATGAATATGGAATGGACCCAATAAGTGCCGGAGCTACTCTTGCATGTGCAATGGAAATGTATGAAAAAGGGTTAATACCAGATTCTGATACCGATATGCCTCTAAGATTTGGTGATCCAAACGTTTTGGTCACAATGATGGAAAAGATGGCTAAAAGAGAAGGTTTTGGTGATAAATTGGCAGAAGGTTCTTATAGACTTGCCGAAATGTATGGTAATGCAAATTACTCCATGAGTGTTAAAAAATTGGAGTTCCCAGCTTATGATGGTAGAGTTGCCCAAGGGATGGCTATAAATTATGCCACAAGCAACAGAGGTGCATGCCATGTTAGAGGTTATCTGATATCACCTGAGATCATGGGTATTCCAGAAAAACTTGACCCTACTTCTACTGAAGGTAAAGCAGAATGGTGTAAAGCATTCCAAGATGTTACAGCTTTGGTTGACTCCAGCGGTATTTGTTTATTTACTACATTTGCAATTACATCTGCCCAAATAACAGATTTCTTAAACGCTGCGTGTGGATTCGACTTTAGTGAAGAATATTATGTCCAGTGCGGAGAAAGAGTTTATAATCTTGAAAGACTGTTTAACCTAAATGCTGGAATAGATCCATCTAAGGATACTCTTCCAAAGAGAATTTTAGAAGAACCTGTACCAGATGGACCGCATAAAGGTAGCGTTGCAAGATTATCAGAAATTTTACCAGAATATTATGCCGTAAGGGGCTGGACAAAAGATGGTATCCCATCTGAAGATAAACTAAAAGAATTGCAGCTTGCATAG
- a CDS encoding IS256 family transposase, translating to MNNYNLAELFEKRKDIREIFMEFMSKQFVNFLEKLGEIEREVHCSLNADSKNGYYTRNFNTIFGKVEGVKIPRTRKIKFQPSFLEPYKRTTFELDDIVISMYQGGCSTRDIVRTLENLLGQKYSPKWVSKITDDILEELEKYHNRRFEQWYPILFIDGTYLKLKRGTVSSEVIYTVMGIDEDGHKEILAFYTFGGSGESALNWKELLYELRERGLQEPILVVADGLKGIKEAVLEVYPKADFQTCVVHKVRSSLSKVRKRDESAVTEDMKNIYMQENEEEFLRNFEIFRRNWSYKYPEMVASWERDLPELMTYLKYPALMRPYIYTTNPLERFHKEVKRRSKVIEVFNDKKALEKVVFLVILEMNGSYRTRKMKHWNYFLIVLKNKRVEKYGRLQEDKNLTQN from the coding sequence ATGAATAATTATAATTTAGCTGAATTATTTGAAAAAAGAAAGGATATTAGAGAAATTTTTATGGAATTTATGTCAAAACAGTTTGTTAATTTTTTAGAAAAGCTTGGAGAAATAGAAAGAGAGGTCCACTGTTCATTAAATGCTGATAGTAAGAATGGATATTATACACGCAATTTTAATACAATTTTTGGTAAAGTAGAAGGGGTAAAAATACCAAGGACACGAAAGATAAAATTTCAGCCATCATTTTTAGAGCCATATAAACGTACAACGTTTGAATTAGATGATATAGTGATATCAATGTATCAGGGAGGTTGTTCAACCAGGGATATAGTGCGAACATTAGAGAATTTACTTGGTCAGAAGTATTCTCCAAAGTGGGTGAGCAAGATAACTGATGATATTTTGGAAGAGTTGGAAAAATATCACAACAGAAGATTTGAACAATGGTATCCGATTTTGTTTATAGATGGCACATATTTAAAATTGAAAAGGGGTACGGTATCAAGTGAGGTTATATACACAGTTATGGGAATTGATGAGGATGGTCATAAAGAGATTCTTGCATTTTACACATTTGGTGGTAGTGGAGAAAGTGCATTAAACTGGAAGGAATTGCTATATGAGCTTAGGGAGAGAGGGTTACAGGAGCCAATATTAGTTGTAGCAGATGGTTTAAAAGGTATCAAAGAAGCAGTACTTGAGGTTTATCCTAAAGCAGATTTTCAGACTTGCGTAGTTCACAAAGTGCGGAGCTCATTATCCAAGGTACGCAAGCGGGATGAGAGTGCTGTAACTGAAGATATGAAAAACATATACATGCAAGAGAATGAAGAGGAATTTTTAAGGAATTTTGAGATATTTCGCAGGAACTGGTCATATAAATATCCAGAGATGGTTGCATCATGGGAAAGGGATTTGCCAGAGTTGATGACTTATTTGAAATATCCAGCTCTAATGAGACCATATATTTACACTACAAATCCTTTGGAGAGGTTTCATAAGGAGGTTAAAAGACGATCTAAGGTAATTGAAGTATTTAATGATAAGAAAGCGTTAGAAAAGGTAGTATTTTTAGTGATATTGGAGATGAATGGTAGTTATAGAACCCGTAAGATGAAACATTGGAACTATTTTTTAATAGTATTGAAGAATAAGAGAGTTGAGAAATATGGTAGATTACAGGAGGATAAAAATCTTACACAAAATTAG
- a CDS encoding aldehyde ferredoxin oxidoreductase N-terminal domain-containing protein, which translates to MYGWIGKILRVNLTDRTYKIEDLNFDWAKKFIGGRGLAGSV; encoded by the coding sequence ATGTACGGTTGGATTGGAAAAATATTAAGAGTTAATTTGACTGATAGAACCTACAAAATAGAAGATTTAAACTTTGACTGGGCAAAAAAATTTATAGGCGGTAGAGGTCTTGCTGGTAGTGTATAA
- a CDS encoding 4Fe-4S dicluster domain-containing protein, protein MQKLIRVEPEKCIGCKSCELACSFKHTGEFAPSKSRIVNEVFLEEAVFITATCMQCDEPWCLKACPKGAIEKNPDTGVVYVLDEKCVGCRTCVSACPFGMIKYAPWKMKADKCNLCGEDYPECVAFCPTGCLTYSEEDTATRNKIKKFINVLKEGTMEV, encoded by the coding sequence ATGCAAAAACTAATCAGAGTAGAACCAGAAAAGTGTATCGGCTGTAAGTCATGCGAGCTTGCATGCTCCTTCAAACACACAGGTGAATTTGCTCCATCAAAATCAAGAATTGTAAATGAGGTATTTTTGGAAGAAGCTGTCTTTATAACTGCAACATGTATGCAATGCGATGAACCATGGTGTCTAAAAGCATGTCCAAAAGGAGCTATTGAGAAAAATCCAGATACAGGTGTTGTATATGTTTTGGATGAAAAATGTGTTGGATGTAGAACATGTGTCAGTGCATGCCCATTTGGTATGATTAAATATGCTCCATGGAAGATGAAAGCCGATAAATGTAATTTATGTGGTGAAGATTATCCAGAGTGTGTAGCCTTCTGTCCAACTGGATGTCTTACTTATAGTGAAGAGGATACTGCAACACGTAATAAAATCAAAAAATTTATCAATGTGTTAAAAGAAGGGACCATGGAGGTGTAA
- the rpsI gene encoding 30S ribosomal protein S9 has translation MAEYFYGTGRRKTSVARVFLKPGNGNITVNGKPLDEYFERPTLKMILMQPLETVNATNKFDLYITVKGGGKSGQAGAIRHGIARALVAYNEDFRSPLKKKGFLTRDPRMVERKKYGKPKARKSPQFSKR, from the coding sequence ATGGCTGAGTATTTTTACGGAACAGGAAGAAGAAAAACATCGGTAGCAAGAGTATTTTTAAAACCAGGTAACGGCAATATCACAGTAAATGGTAAACCATTGGATGAATATTTTGAGCGTCCAACATTAAAAATGATTCTGATGCAACCATTAGAAACCGTAAATGCAACTAATAAATTTGACCTTTACATTACTGTAAAAGGTGGTGGTAAATCAGGGCAAGCTGGTGCAATCAGACATGGTATAGCTAGAGCGCTTGTTGCATACAATGAAGATTTTAGATCTCCATTGAAGAAAAAAGGTTTTCTTACAAGAGATCCACGTATGGTGGAAAGAAAGAAATACGGAAAACCAAAAGCAAGAAAAAGCCCTCAATTCTCAAAACGTTAA
- the rplM gene encoding 50S ribosomal protein L13 — translation MKTTWAKPDIEKKWYLVDAEGKTLGRLASKIAKILMGKNKPIYTPFIDTGDFVVVINADKIHVTGDKLKSKIYYRHSGYLGGLKQRTLEEMLDKKPEEVLRLAVKRMLPKNRLGRKMLKKLKIYASNEHPHAAQQPEKIEL, via the coding sequence ATGAAAACAACATGGGCAAAACCAGATATTGAAAAGAAATGGTATTTAGTAGATGCTGAAGGGAAAACGCTTGGTAGATTAGCATCTAAGATAGCAAAAATCTTAATGGGGAAAAATAAACCTATCTATACACCTTTTATTGATACTGGTGATTTTGTAGTTGTAATTAATGCTGATAAAATTCATGTAACTGGAGATAAGCTTAAATCAAAAATCTATTACAGGCATTCTGGTTATTTAGGTGGATTAAAACAACGTACATTAGAAGAGATGCTTGATAAAAAACCGGAAGAAGTTTTAAGGTTAGCTGTAAAAAGGATGTTGCCTAAAAACAGATTAGGTAGAAAAATGCTCAAAAAATTAAAAATTTATGCTTCAAATGAGCACCCTCATGCAGCTCAACAACCAGAAAAGATAGAGCTTTAG
- the rplS gene encoding 50S ribosomal protein L19: MKNKFIEAVEQEFMTRQLPEFRPGDTVRVHFRIVEGNRERVQPFEGVVIRMHRNGASSTFTVRKVTNNVGVERTFPYYSPRIEKLEVVRKGRVRRAKLYYLRALRGKAARIKERR; encoded by the coding sequence ATGAAAAACAAATTCATAGAAGCTGTAGAGCAGGAATTTATGACAAGACAGCTTCCAGAATTTAGACCTGGAGATACTGTGAGAGTACATTTTAGAATTGTAGAGGGTAACAGAGAAAGAGTTCAGCCTTTTGAAGGTGTTGTTATTAGAATGCACAGAAATGGTGCATCTTCAACTTTCACAGTAAGAAAAGTTACAAATAATGTTGGTGTAGAAAGAACATTCCCTTACTATTCACCAAGAATTGAAAAATTAGAAGTTGTGAGAAAAGGTAGAGTAAGAAGAGCTAAGCTTTACTACTTAAGAGCACTTAGAGGAAAAGCTGCAAGAATTAAAGAAAGAAGATAA
- the trmD gene encoding tRNA (guanosine(37)-N1)-methyltransferase TrmD yields MKTFNVLTIFPDMFKSPFELGVLSKGIEKGLFKINPINLRDFAEDKHKMTDDYQYGGGAGLVMKPEPIVRAARKLKSTENSHIILLDPRGKTFNQQKAEELLQYESLTFICGRYEGVDERVRNLVVDEEISLGDFIITGGELAAMVIIDAVARLISGVLGDETSTQEESFLKGLLEYPHYTRPHEFEGLKVPKILISGHHQKINEWRLEKSIKTTLQNRVDLIKKSALDSDVLSRIKKRRRLYVGLMHYPMYDKEKNIVATAITNMDLHDISRSCKTFGVRNYYVINPLPAQREIANRVLKHWREGYGATYNENRKEAFGVTKVKESLIEVIDEIEKAEGEKPLLVGTTARKRDDAVSFDELKKLTFEKPVLLLFGTGWGFSDDMLEVCDYILERIKGYDEFNHLSVRSAVAIILDRLNIN; encoded by the coding sequence GTGAAGACATTTAATGTTTTAACAATTTTCCCAGATATGTTTAAATCTCCTTTTGAATTAGGCGTTCTTTCAAAGGGGATTGAAAAGGGGCTGTTTAAAATAAACCCAATAAATTTGCGCGATTTTGCAGAAGATAAACACAAAATGACCGACGACTATCAATATGGTGGCGGTGCTGGCCTTGTAATGAAACCAGAACCTATTGTTAGAGCTGCAAGAAAATTAAAATCAACAGAAAACTCGCATATTATTTTGCTGGATCCAAGGGGTAAAACATTTAATCAACAAAAAGCAGAAGAACTTTTACAATATGAAAGTTTAACATTCATCTGTGGGAGATATGAAGGGGTTGACGAAAGAGTCCGAAACCTTGTTGTAGATGAAGAGATTTCGTTAGGTGATTTTATTATAACTGGTGGCGAGCTTGCTGCAATGGTTATAATAGATGCAGTTGCAAGATTGATTTCAGGTGTATTGGGAGATGAAACATCAACTCAAGAAGAATCTTTTTTAAAAGGTTTATTAGAATACCCTCACTATACGAGACCTCATGAGTTTGAAGGTTTAAAGGTACCAAAAATTTTAATTTCTGGACATCATCAAAAAATAAATGAGTGGAGATTGGAAAAATCTATAAAAACTACTTTACAAAACAGAGTTGATTTGATAAAAAAGTCTGCTCTGGATAGTGATGTTTTGTCCAGAATAAAAAAAAGGCGTAGGTTATACGTGGGTTTGATGCATTACCCAATGTATGACAAAGAAAAAAATATCGTTGCAACAGCAATAACTAATATGGATTTACATGATATTTCCAGAAGTTGCAAAACTTTTGGAGTGAGAAATTATTATGTGATAAATCCCTTGCCTGCTCAAAGGGAGATTGCTAATAGGGTATTGAAGCACTGGAGAGAAGGTTACGGTGCTACTTACAATGAAAATAGAAAAGAGGCTTTCGGAGTTACAAAAGTAAAGGAAAGCCTGATTGAAGTTATAGATGAAATAGAAAAAGCAGAAGGGGAAAAACCCTTGTTGGTTGGTACCACTGCAAGAAAAAGAGATGATGCAGTAAGCTTTGATGAGCTGAAAAAATTGACTTTTGAAAAGCCAGTTTTACTGCTATTTGGTACCGGTTGGGGTTTTTCAGACGATATGCTTGAGGTTTGCGATTATATATTGGAAAGAATCAAAGGGTATGATGAATTTAATCACCTTTCAGTAAGAAGTGCGGTTGCTATAATATTAGATAGGTTAAATATAAATTAG
- the rimM gene encoding ribosome maturation factor RimM (Essential for efficient processing of 16S rRNA) produces MDYIKIGIIKNSHGLDGEVKVLPVTEYPELFETLEVLMLAKETEIVKALRVSSVRQHNEFYLIKFENIDDIETAKKLSGYNIMYPANLLPELDENEYYWFEIKGFKVFDMENNFVGELEDYEETGSVEAFRIKSENEYFLISNNPYHVLKIDKINKRIVINRDGLISEDI; encoded by the coding sequence ATGGATTACATAAAAATCGGTATAATAAAGAATTCTCACGGTTTAGATGGTGAAGTAAAAGTTTTGCCAGTGACGGAGTATCCAGAGTTATTTGAGACATTAGAAGTTTTGATGCTGGCAAAAGAGACAGAAATTGTTAAAGCTTTAAGAGTTAGCTCTGTGAGACAACACAATGAGTTTTATCTCATCAAATTTGAAAATATTGACGATATAGAAACAGCTAAAAAGTTATCCGGATATAATATAATGTATCCAGCAAATCTTTTGCCTGAGCTTGATGAAAATGAATACTATTGGTTTGAGATAAAAGGGTTTAAGGTTTTTGATATGGAAAACAACTTTGTTGGAGAGCTGGAAGATTATGAAGAGACTGGTAGCGTGGAAGCTTTTAGAATAAAAAGTGAAAACGAATATTTTTTAATCTCCAACAACCCATATCACGTTTTAAAAATAGACAAAATAAACAAAAGAATTGTAATTAATAGGGACGGTTTAATTAGTGAAGACATTTAA
- a CDS encoding KH domain-containing protein produces MKELVEFIVKSFVDHPDKVVVEEVEGEKTTVIELKVDPADLGKVIGRQGRTARAIRTILGAAGIKRGKRVVLEILE; encoded by the coding sequence GTGAAAGAATTAGTAGAATTCATCGTTAAGTCATTTGTGGATCATCCTGACAAGGTAGTTGTGGAAGAAGTTGAAGGGGAAAAAACAACTGTAATCGAATTGAAAGTAGACCCTGCTGATCTTGGTAAAGTAATCGGTAGACAGGGGAGAACAGCAAGAGCAATCAGAACAATCTTAGGCGCTGCTGGTATCAAAAGAGGCAAAAGAGTAGTTTTAGAAATACTTGAATAA
- the rpsP gene encoding 30S ribosomal protein S16 → MATKIRLMRMGRKKRPFYRVVVADSRAKRDGKYVESLGYYNPLTDPAEIKIDAEKALEWLKKGAIPTDTARSLLSKVGVMAKFHEYKFPKKS, encoded by the coding sequence GTGGCAACAAAAATAAGATTAATGAGAATGGGAAGAAAAAAGAGACCTTTTTACAGGGTAGTTGTAGCTGACAGCAGAGCAAAAAGGGATGGTAAATATGTTGAATCTTTAGGATATTACAATCCATTGACAGATCCAGCAGAAATAAAAATTGATGCCGAAAAAGCTTTAGAATGGCTCAAAAAAGGTGCTATCCCAACAGATACTGCAAGAAGCTTACTTTCAAAAGTGGGCGTTATGGCAAAGTTCCATGAATACAAATTCCCAAAGAAAAGCTAA